A single Desulfomicrobium apsheronum DNA region contains:
- a CDS encoding competence/damage-inducible protein A, with protein MTYSAIAEILVIGNEILIGDIQDTNTSWLCGLINSKGGHVARGTMLRDNVDEIAAEVERALERGADVIFTSGGLGPTADDLTLAAVAKGLGLPLEPHPEALRMVREQYDNFFARGIMAQGGLNPGREKMAWLPKGGVPLFNPGGTAPGVLVRKGRTCVISLPGVPSELKGIIEVSLREFMQQTFGDGGSLGTALRVLCNDESILEPVLGRVVPRHPGVYIKSLASTVGMTPELDITLTVTGGTASERTALLKAAVEELSRGLTEEGIGFRERA; from the coding sequence ATGACATATTCGGCGATTGCGGAAATCCTGGTCATCGGCAACGAGATTCTCATTGGCGACATCCAGGATACCAACACGAGCTGGCTGTGCGGGCTGATCAATTCCAAAGGTGGGCACGTGGCGCGCGGGACCATGCTGCGCGACAACGTGGACGAGATCGCGGCAGAGGTCGAACGCGCCCTTGAACGCGGGGCGGACGTCATCTTCACGTCCGGCGGGCTCGGACCCACGGCCGACGATCTGACCCTGGCCGCAGTGGCCAAGGGCCTTGGGCTGCCGCTGGAGCCACACCCCGAAGCCTTGCGCATGGTCAGGGAGCAGTACGACAATTTTTTCGCCCGGGGCATCATGGCCCAGGGCGGACTCAACCCCGGCCGCGAAAAAATGGCCTGGCTGCCCAAGGGCGGCGTGCCACTCTTCAATCCGGGAGGGACCGCGCCCGGCGTGCTGGTTCGAAAAGGCCGGACCTGCGTCATCTCGCTGCCGGGAGTGCCCTCGGAACTCAAAGGCATCATTGAAGTCTCCCTGCGGGAATTCATGCAGCAGACCTTCGGCGACGGCGGCTCCCTCGGCACGGCGCTGCGCGTGCTCTGCAACGACGAATCCATTCTGGAGCCGGTCCTTGGCAGGGTGGTTCCAAGGCATCCCGGGGTCTACATCAAGTCCCTGGCCTCGACCGTGGGCATGACCCCGGAGCTGGACATCACCCTGACCGTCACCGGCGGCACGGCGAGCGAGCGCACAGCGCTTCTGAAGGCGGCGGTGGAGGAATTGTCCCGAGGGCTGACGGAGGAGGGGATCGGGTTCAGGGAAAGGGCGTGA
- a CDS encoding ABC transporter substrate-binding protein: protein MQVRRVLLTGMLIVAFLGVTTLGFADEAAQKAAAKKWIEEEFQPSTLSKDEQMKEMEWFMKAAAPFKGMEIKVVSETIPTHEYESKVLAKAFQDITGIKVTHDLIQEGDVIEKLQVQMQSGENVFDGYVNDSDLIGTHFRYGAVVNLTDWMAGEGKDVTLPTLDIDDFMGKSFTTGPDGKLYQLPDQQFANLYWFRYDWFQRPELKEKFKAKYGYELGVPVNWSAYEDIAEFFTNDVKEIDGKAIYGHMDYGKKAPDLGWRFTDAWLSMAGAGDKGIPNGLPVDEWGIRVDGCRPVGASVSRGGAANGPAAKYALRKYMDWLRLYAPPGALGMDFYQSLPSLAKGNVAQQIFWYTAFTASMVEKGTPVVNDDGTPKWRMAPSPHGPYWEEGQKLGYQDCGSWTLLKSTPVDRRKAAWLFAQFCVAKSTSLKKAHVGLNPVRDSDIRHQSFTDRAPMLGGLVEFYRSPARVAWTPTGTNVPDYPKLAQLWWQNIGEAVSGEVTPETAMDNLAAEQDKILERLERANVQGECGPKMNEPRDEQYWLDQPGAPKPKLDNEKPKGETVDYDQLIQAWKAGKVK from the coding sequence ATGCAAGTTCGACGTGTTCTCTTAACCGGAATGCTCATCGTGGCGTTCCTGGGCGTCACCACCCTTGGCTTTGCCGACGAGGCAGCCCAGAAGGCGGCGGCGAAAAAATGGATCGAAGAGGAGTTCCAGCCTTCGACGCTCAGCAAGGATGAGCAGATGAAGGAAATGGAATGGTTCATGAAGGCTGCCGCCCCGTTCAAGGGCATGGAGATAAAAGTCGTCTCCGAAACGATCCCCACTCATGAATACGAGTCCAAGGTTCTGGCCAAGGCCTTCCAGGACATCACCGGCATCAAGGTCACTCATGACCTGATCCAGGAAGGTGACGTCATCGAGAAGTTGCAGGTTCAGATGCAGTCGGGCGAAAACGTCTTTGACGGTTACGTCAACGACTCGGACCTCATCGGCACCCATTTCCGCTATGGCGCCGTGGTCAACCTGACCGACTGGATGGCTGGCGAAGGCAAGGACGTGACCCTGCCGACCCTCGACATTGACGACTTCATGGGCAAATCCTTCACCACCGGTCCCGACGGCAAGCTCTATCAGCTGCCCGACCAGCAGTTCGCGAACCTGTATTGGTTCCGTTACGACTGGTTCCAGCGTCCCGAGCTCAAGGAAAAGTTCAAGGCCAAATACGGCTATGAACTGGGCGTGCCGGTCAACTGGTCCGCTTACGAAGACATCGCCGAGTTCTTCACCAACGACGTCAAAGAAATCGACGGCAAGGCCATTTACGGTCACATGGACTACGGCAAGAAGGCTCCCGATCTTGGCTGGCGATTCACCGATGCATGGCTGAGCATGGCCGGCGCCGGTGACAAGGGCATTCCCAACGGCCTGCCTGTCGACGAGTGGGGCATCCGCGTGGACGGCTGCCGTCCCGTCGGCGCCAGCGTCTCCCGTGGCGGCGCCGCCAACGGCCCGGCCGCCAAGTACGCACTGCGCAAGTACATGGATTGGCTGCGTCTCTACGCACCTCCTGGCGCCCTGGGCATGGACTTCTACCAGTCCCTGCCGAGTCTGGCCAAGGGCAACGTCGCCCAGCAGATCTTCTGGTACACTGCCTTCACCGCCTCCATGGTCGAGAAGGGCACTCCGGTTGTCAACGATGACGGCACCCCGAAATGGCGCATGGCTCCCTCACCCCACGGCCCGTACTGGGAAGAAGGGCAGAAGCTCGGCTATCAGGACTGCGGTTCCTGGACTCTCCTGAAGAGCACTCCTGTTGACCGCCGCAAGGCCGCCTGGCTCTTCGCCCAGTTCTGCGTGGCCAAGAGCACCTCGCTGAAAAAGGCTCATGTCGGCCTGAACCCAGTTCGCGACTCCGACATCCGCCACCAGTCCTTCACCGACCGCGCGCCCATGCTCGGCGGTCTGGTTGAATTCTATCGCAGCCCGGCCCGCGTGGCCTGGACGCCCACCGGCACCAACGTGCCCGATTACCCCAAACTGGCACAGCTGTGGTGGCAGAACATCGGTGAAGCCGTCTCCGGCGAAGTCACCCCTGAAACCGCAATGGACAACCTGGCCGCCGAACAGGACAAGATCCTGGAACGCCTTGAGCGCGCCAATGTGCAGGGCGAATGCGGTCCGAAGATGAACGAGCCCCGGGACGAGCAGTACTGGCTCGATCAGCCCGGCGCACCCAAGCCCAAGCTCGATAACGAAAAGCCCAAGGGCGAGACGGTCGACTACGACCAGCTGATCCAGGCCTGGAAGGCCGGAAAGGTCAAATAA